A genomic segment from Synchiropus splendidus isolate RoL2022-P1 chromosome 18, RoL_Sspl_1.0, whole genome shotgun sequence encodes:
- the LOC128749680 gene encoding V-set and transmembrane domain-containing protein 2-like protein isoform X1, protein MEAFRLLLGTFHYLGLYVQLGASMKGTGPTENHITGNAVFTEVPHDVSAQRGQDVEMACSFRGAGTPSYSLEIQWWYIRNHQDWTDTQPWTTNQVAPEEELPQDATKISVVKVVGSNISHKLRLSRVKQSDEGFYECRVIDYSDDAGARRHRVRAYLQVAPDSSDGTYDDNFQLPDSTKPGYEETHGTRQRHPEHGRRSAPRQQPQPRKRDAHSHDCSNEASCSL, encoded by the exons ATGGAGGCATTCCGGCTGCTGCTCGGGACTTTTCACTACCTGGGACTCTACGTCCAACTTGGCGCGTCCATGAAGGGAACCGGACCCACGGAGAACCACATCACCGGGAACG CCGTGTTCACTGAGGTCCCTCATGACGTCTCCGCCCAGCGAGGGCAGGACGTGGAGATGGCGTGCTCCTTCCGAGGTGCTGGGACGCCGTCGTACTCGCTGGAGATCCAGTGGTGGTACATCCGGAACCACCAGGACTGGACCGACACGCAGCCCTGGACCACCAACCAG GTGGCGCCAGAGGAGGAGCTGCCGCAGGACGCCACCAAGATCAGC gtgGTAAAGGTGGTCGGCAGCAACATCTCCCACAAGCTGCGTCTCTCTCGGGTCAAACAGTCCGACGAAGGCTTCTACGAGTGCCGAGTCATCGACTACAGCGACGACGCAGGAGCGCGCCGCCACCGCGTCAGAGCCTACCTGCAGGTGGCGCCGGACAGCTCGGACGGAACTTACGACGACAACTTCCAGCTCCCCGACAGCACCAAGCCAGGATACGAGGAGACGCACGGAACCAGGCAGCGCCACCCGGAGCATGGGAGGCGCTCTGCGCCGCGTCAGCAGCCGCAGCCGCGCAAGAGAGACGCGCACAGCCACGACTGCTCCAACGAGGCCAGCTGCTCGCTGTAG
- the LOC128749680 gene encoding V-set and transmembrane domain-containing protein 2-like protein isoform X2, producing the protein MVVTAEARRLSDSRRSVAVFTEVPHDVSAQRGQDVEMACSFRGAGTPSYSLEIQWWYIRNHQDWTDTQPWTTNQVAPEEELPQDATKISVVKVVGSNISHKLRLSRVKQSDEGFYECRVIDYSDDAGARRHRVRAYLQVAPDSSDGTYDDNFQLPDSTKPGYEETHGTRQRHPEHGRRSAPRQQPQPRKRDAHSHDCSNEASCSL; encoded by the exons ATGGTGGTGACGGCGGAGGCACGTCGGCTCAGTGACTCACGCAGGAGCGTTG CCGTGTTCACTGAGGTCCCTCATGACGTCTCCGCCCAGCGAGGGCAGGACGTGGAGATGGCGTGCTCCTTCCGAGGTGCTGGGACGCCGTCGTACTCGCTGGAGATCCAGTGGTGGTACATCCGGAACCACCAGGACTGGACCGACACGCAGCCCTGGACCACCAACCAG GTGGCGCCAGAGGAGGAGCTGCCGCAGGACGCCACCAAGATCAGC gtgGTAAAGGTGGTCGGCAGCAACATCTCCCACAAGCTGCGTCTCTCTCGGGTCAAACAGTCCGACGAAGGCTTCTACGAGTGCCGAGTCATCGACTACAGCGACGACGCAGGAGCGCGCCGCCACCGCGTCAGAGCCTACCTGCAGGTGGCGCCGGACAGCTCGGACGGAACTTACGACGACAACTTCCAGCTCCCCGACAGCACCAAGCCAGGATACGAGGAGACGCACGGAACCAGGCAGCGCCACCCGGAGCATGGGAGGCGCTCTGCGCCGCGTCAGCAGCCGCAGCCGCGCAAGAGAGACGCGCACAGCCACGACTGCTCCAACGAGGCCAGCTGCTCGCTGTAG